From Variimorphobacter saccharofermentans, one genomic window encodes:
- a CDS encoding carbohydrate ABC transporter permease, with the protein MKNKRLTLMQKRAIAGYLFILPWFLGFAIYYIKSLLQTIQFSLSRIDIAETGGYKATFIGLDNYKYALFEHASFNQVFVNSLRDILIDVPFIIFFSLLIAILLNGKFKGRAMVRAIFFLPILLGSGAILQALELATQNIQGGAATMVAEMAPVSGVNMDYFFEILMDFGLPVNLLDYITGLVGRIYEIVRSSSVQIIIFIASLQSVPSALYEVSKIEGATTYETFWKVTFPMVSPLILTNVVYTIIDSFVNSEVVDMAYEAAFTSYNYGLSAAMSLLSTIVVCIILVVVGAIITKKTFYYN; encoded by the coding sequence ATGAAGAATAAGAGACTAACACTTATGCAGAAACGGGCGATAGCCGGATACCTCTTTATACTACCCTGGTTCCTTGGTTTTGCTATTTACTACATAAAAAGCTTGCTACAAACAATACAATTCTCTCTCAGCAGAATCGATATTGCGGAGACAGGAGGGTATAAGGCGACCTTTATTGGGTTGGATAACTATAAATACGCGCTGTTTGAGCATGCCAGCTTTAATCAAGTATTTGTTAATTCGCTAAGAGATATTTTAATCGATGTACCATTTATTATCTTTTTCAGTTTGTTAATTGCCATATTGTTAAATGGCAAGTTTAAAGGAAGGGCTATGGTGCGGGCTATATTCTTCCTGCCTATTCTGCTTGGTTCTGGAGCAATTCTGCAAGCCTTGGAGCTTGCGACTCAAAATATACAGGGCGGAGCAGCAACCATGGTCGCTGAAATGGCACCTGTTTCCGGTGTTAATATGGATTACTTCTTTGAGATTTTGATGGACTTTGGATTGCCTGTAAATTTATTGGATTATATTACGGGACTGGTCGGAAGGATATATGAAATTGTCCGTTCCTCCAGTGTTCAGATTATTATTTTTATCGCTTCCCTGCAGTCCGTACCGTCAGCATTGTATGAAGTGTCAAAGATTGAAGGAGCAACCACCTATGAGACCTTCTGGAAAGTAACCTTTCCCATGGTATCACCACTGATTCTTACCAATGTAGTGTATACCATCATCGATTCCTTTGTGAATAGTGAGGTGGTTGATATGGCATATGAGGCGGCATTTACCAGTTATAACTATGGCTTAAGCGCCGCAATGAGTTTATTGAGTACTATTGTAGTATGCATTATTCTGGTAGTTGTCGGAGCGATCATTACTAAGAAAACCTTTTACTATAACTAG
- a CDS encoding DUF5696 domain-containing protein → MKKNMKLRLIIVLVIVLAVAGYAAYLCVHYFFYNEYRKYLPEYTFEEGNEFKELKDDSPNVEGMILAAENDYLKLYTNTTTTEIAIYDKRSGAITYSNPVNRSDDPIASGNNMVDLNSQFVLTYYDISMTEIKMYNYDYSVEKGQYEIERLKDGIRYTYLLGNMENPTGLIPLYITEERLQEKILSKLTDKEARSIRTSYVKSKDIDGFLELASGVKGSKVGLQKMNKLIEKAGYTQADYDEDAAAASGGEIPERTTFTIPLEYRLVEDRLEVTIPTSGIKETGSGRLSNISLLCYFGAGGSDEEGYIMVPNGSGSLINFNNGKKTERYNQYVYGMDETTQSFTKVEDTEKARLPVYGIKHADSAVFAEITSGEAMADIVANVSGNTNSYNNVYADFLIRGSEEVYMFGASGVSADLPTLEKDIYQMDLTVSFAFLNGEEADYSGMANYYRNQLIERGELTQKEEEEALPFYLDIVGGIQRQESFLGTPYTSVYAMTTFDEAGMIVDALSDKQIQNIRMNYLGWFNNGYYHDVASNIKVDRELGGKRDLKKLYSKMNDAGYRLYGDVAFQRVSYAAEGTFKYNYKMENAQYYAGYPIGLGMTNPVYLRQNGTGYMESMYNVLSPKFLVRYVDKFLGKIDKVALSGVSLRDMGDMLASDKKRSNIINRENTKYVVLGQLERLDQQIDNLMMNGGNSYSFKYAEDLINVPASHNPFYIVDEEIPFYQMVIHGSIDYTTGAINLSDSYDKQDILLRMLEFGTAPHFTLSYEESSDMKYTGMNYMYTTQYTTWLEDAAELYQSANKVLKHVVNSAITDHSILGNGVRKVTYDNGVTIYINYNGEDKDIEGVTIPSMGYVLEGVAE, encoded by the coding sequence GTGAAGAAAAATATGAAACTCCGACTAATTATCGTACTGGTAATCGTCCTCGCTGTGGCAGGATATGCTGCATATTTATGTGTTCACTATTTTTTTTATAACGAGTACAGAAAATATTTACCGGAATATACCTTTGAAGAAGGTAATGAATTTAAAGAGCTGAAAGATGATAGTCCGAATGTAGAAGGAATGATTTTAGCAGCAGAGAATGATTATCTAAAGCTATATACCAATACCACAACGACAGAAATTGCAATCTATGATAAGAGATCCGGTGCAATTACCTATTCCAACCCAGTGAATCGGTCAGATGATCCGATAGCAAGCGGTAATAATATGGTAGATCTGAATTCTCAATTTGTACTTACCTATTATGATATCAGTATGACTGAAATCAAGATGTATAACTATGATTACAGTGTTGAAAAGGGACAGTATGAAATTGAAAGACTAAAGGATGGAATTCGATATACCTATTTGCTCGGCAATATGGAGAACCCAACAGGATTGATTCCTTTGTATATCACGGAGGAACGGTTGCAGGAGAAGATCCTAAGCAAATTAACTGACAAGGAAGCAAGGAGTATCCGAACCAGTTATGTGAAATCTAAGGATATTGATGGCTTTCTGGAGCTGGCATCAGGAGTAAAGGGTAGTAAGGTAGGTCTTCAGAAGATGAATAAATTAATTGAGAAGGCCGGCTATACACAGGCAGATTATGATGAAGATGCTGCGGCTGCATCCGGTGGTGAGATTCCAGAACGTACCACCTTTACTATTCCTTTGGAATATCGTCTGGTAGAAGATCGGTTGGAGGTTACCATCCCCACCAGCGGAATAAAGGAGACCGGCAGCGGAAGATTGAGTAATATCAGCTTACTGTGCTATTTTGGTGCCGGTGGTTCCGATGAAGAAGGGTATATTATGGTACCGAACGGTTCTGGTTCCCTTATCAATTTTAACAATGGGAAAAAAACAGAACGCTATAATCAATATGTATATGGAATGGATGAGACGACACAATCCTTTACAAAGGTAGAGGATACGGAAAAGGCAAGGCTGCCTGTTTATGGAATTAAGCATGCTGATTCCGCAGTATTTGCTGAAATAACCAGTGGAGAAGCCATGGCGGATATCGTGGCAAATGTCTCCGGCAACACCAATAGCTATAATAACGTTTATGCAGACTTTCTAATCAGAGGATCGGAAGAGGTGTATATGTTCGGTGCCAGTGGTGTATCGGCTGACCTTCCAACCTTGGAAAAGGACATCTATCAGATGGACTTAACTGTTTCCTTCGCATTTCTGAATGGTGAGGAAGCAGATTACTCAGGAATGGCGAATTATTATCGCAATCAATTAATCGAGCGTGGAGAATTAACTCAAAAAGAAGAGGAAGAAGCGCTTCCTTTCTATTTGGATATTGTTGGTGGAATACAGAGACAGGAAAGCTTTCTGGGTACACCGTATACCAGTGTGTATGCAATGACCACCTTTGATGAAGCTGGAATGATAGTGGATGCATTGTCCGATAAGCAGATACAGAACATCCGAATGAATTATCTTGGCTGGTTCAATAACGGCTATTATCACGATGTTGCTTCCAATATTAAAGTGGATCGTGAGCTTGGTGGAAAACGAGACCTTAAGAAGCTTTATAGCAAAATGAACGATGCAGGATACAGACTGTATGGGGATGTGGCATTCCAGAGAGTAAGCTATGCAGCGGAAGGTACCTTCAAATACAACTACAAAATGGAAAATGCCCAGTACTATGCCGGATATCCCATCGGCCTTGGTATGACCAACCCGGTGTATCTGAGACAGAATGGAACCGGATATATGGAATCAATGTATAATGTGCTTTCGCCTAAATTCTTAGTGCGTTATGTAGATAAGTTCCTCGGAAAGATAGATAAGGTTGCTTTATCCGGTGTATCGTTACGTGATATGGGAGATATGCTGGCTTCCGATAAGAAGCGATCCAATATCATAAACAGAGAAAATACAAAATATGTTGTGCTGGGTCAGCTGGAGCGTCTGGATCAGCAAATAGATAATCTTATGATGAATGGAGGTAATTCATACTCCTTTAAATATGCTGAGGATCTAATCAATGTCCCGGCCAGCCATAATCCGTTTTATATCGTGGATGAGGAGATACCGTTCTACCAGATGGTGATTCATGGCAGCATTGATTATACAACAGGAGCGATCAACTTAAGCGACAGCTATGATAAACAGGATATCCTACTTCGTATGTTGGAATTTGGAACAGCTCCTCACTTTACGCTTTCCTATGAAGAGTCAAGCGATATGAAATATACCGGTATGAATTATATGTACACCACCCAGTATACGACCTGGCTGGAGGATGCTGCTGAATTATATCAAAGTGCCAATAAGGTTCTGAAGCATGTGGTGAATAGTGCCATAACAGACCACAGCATTCTTGGTAACGGGGTTAGGAAAGTTACATACGATAACGGGGTTACCATCTATATCAATTATAACGGGGAAGATAAGGACATTGAGGGAGTTACAATACCGTCAATGGGTTATGTATTAGAGGGGGTTGCAGAATGA
- a CDS encoding Yip1 family protein → MSKKEKLLYPFYVITHPFEGFYEIRHRGKGSVRLALLLVLLFGLSFSINRRYASFVVNPVNPLSVNSLVEIMGLFVVVLLLATANWSITCLMEGEGRFKDIVTVIGYSMLPMVLTYIPATIISWFIAADEEAIYYLLTTLPILYFAILLLIGIMVIHNFGLGKTIATILFSLIAFILIIFVILLMFSLVQQVMLFLRSAYDELILRV, encoded by the coding sequence ATGAGTAAGAAGGAAAAATTACTATATCCGTTTTATGTTATAACCCATCCCTTTGAGGGCTTTTATGAAATAAGACATAGAGGAAAAGGAAGTGTTCGATTAGCGCTACTGTTAGTATTGCTATTTGGTCTATCCTTCTCTATTAATCGGAGGTATGCAAGCTTTGTCGTAAATCCGGTGAATCCGCTATCGGTAAATTCGTTGGTAGAGATTATGGGTTTATTCGTGGTTGTCTTATTGCTAGCTACGGCAAATTGGTCCATAACCTGTTTAATGGAAGGGGAAGGAAGATTCAAGGATATTGTTACCGTAATCGGATATTCCATGCTCCCTATGGTCCTTACCTATATACCTGCCACCATAATATCCTGGTTTATTGCAGCTGATGAGGAGGCAATCTACTATCTTCTGACTACCTTGCCAATCCTTTATTTTGCAATTTTGCTGTTAATAGGAATTATGGTTATACATAATTTTGGCCTTGGAAAAACAATTGCTACAATCTTGTTTTCATTGATTGCCTTTATACTGATAATCTTTGTGATTTTATTGATGTTCTCATTAGTGCAGCAAGTTATGCTATTTCTCCGAAGCGCTTATGATGAGTTGATACTGAGAGTATAG
- a CDS encoding NHL repeat-containing protein, with protein MKKKKLILIPMFILLLSFNTINASANTNVPYQTYNYDYWNDINYTPAAYIPDGNISGKDMGIDVLSNPQDLFVAEDGRVYIADTGNNRIVVLNDAMQLEKVIDTFDNQGTADSFKTPSGIYVTGDNELYIADTDNFRVVALNEDGSLLKIISDPTSEVLEEGFVFAPLKVTVDYADRVYIIAKNMFQGIMAFDENSQFTGFSGTIKVTISLYEKIWRRFSTKAQRQRQIQFIPTEFTGVDMAPDGFIYATNVDASGSQSVRRLNPKGQDVIKKNNDKNKAGKLSGDLYWRMGSQFSGPSRIVDIVYRDNGIYSVVDMTRGRIFTYDHEGNILYIFGGMGSQEGTFQNPVAIEEKGGHILVLDSYRGEIVTFVPTQYGRLINEAVALRYDGDEASAVALWREVLKLDSNFELAYVGIGKSYLAAGDNKNAMKYLKLGMNREYYSIAFKRYRDEILRDNLSYILTGLLLLVVALFIWKKIKNRKGKGAGDYE; from the coding sequence ACTACTTTCATTCAACACCATCAACGCATCAGCGAATACGAATGTTCCGTATCAAACCTATAATTATGATTATTGGAATGATATTAATTACACACCGGCAGCATATATTCCGGATGGCAATATCTCCGGAAAGGATATGGGGATTGATGTATTATCCAATCCACAGGATTTGTTTGTTGCAGAGGATGGAAGAGTCTATATAGCAGATACCGGTAACAATCGTATCGTGGTACTGAATGATGCGATGCAGCTCGAAAAAGTCATTGACACCTTTGATAATCAAGGCACGGCAGACTCTTTTAAGACTCCGTCGGGCATCTATGTAACAGGAGATAATGAGCTTTATATCGCTGACACGGATAATTTTCGTGTTGTGGCGCTGAACGAAGATGGATCTCTATTGAAAATCATCAGCGATCCAACTTCGGAGGTTCTGGAGGAAGGCTTTGTATTTGCACCTCTGAAGGTGACCGTGGATTATGCAGACAGAGTATATATCATCGCAAAGAATATGTTTCAGGGCATTATGGCCTTTGACGAAAATTCACAATTTACCGGGTTTTCCGGAACGATTAAAGTAACAATCAGCTTATATGAGAAAATCTGGAGGAGATTTTCTACCAAGGCACAGAGACAAAGACAGATTCAGTTTATCCCCACCGAGTTCACGGGAGTGGATATGGCACCGGACGGTTTCATTTATGCAACCAATGTGGATGCCTCTGGCTCACAATCCGTTCGTAGATTGAATCCAAAGGGTCAGGATGTAATCAAGAAAAACAATGATAAGAATAAAGCTGGGAAATTAAGCGGAGATCTGTATTGGAGAATGGGAAGTCAGTTTTCCGGTCCTTCCAGAATTGTTGATATTGTATATCGTGATAATGGAATTTATTCCGTAGTGGATATGACAAGAGGACGTATTTTTACATATGACCATGAGGGAAATATCTTATATATATTCGGAGGTATGGGAAGCCAGGAAGGAACCTTTCAGAATCCGGTGGCCATAGAAGAAAAAGGAGGCCATATTCTGGTTCTGGATTCCTATCGTGGTGAGATCGTAACCTTTGTACCGACACAATACGGTAGATTAATCAATGAAGCTGTGGCACTACGTTACGATGGGGATGAAGCGTCAGCCGTAGCTCTGTGGCGAGAAGTACTTAAGCTTGATTCCAATTTTGAGCTGGCGTATGTAGGAATTGGGAAATCCTATCTGGCAGCAGGCGATAACAAAAATGCCATGAAATATTTGAAGCTTGGAATGAACCGGGAATATTACTCCATAGCCTTCAAGCGTTATCGTGATGAAATATTGAGGGATAACCTAAGTTATATTCTTACCGGACTGTTATTGCTTGTTGTAGCACTGTTTATATGGAAAAAGATCAAGAACAGGAAAGGGAAGGGAGCAGGTGATTATGAGTAA